From a region of the Triticum aestivum cultivar Chinese Spring chromosome 7D, IWGSC CS RefSeq v2.1, whole genome shotgun sequence genome:
- the LOC123165826 gene encoding PHD finger protein ALFIN-LIKE 3-like yields MDASRAGSPSNPTPTRHRLTVPVHGRPSPTPLPAHPGEWRSRPAVSWTVENIYEDFSGRRSALVQALTTGKEPMCLYGYADGSWQLTLPEEMVPPGLPVPTRGINRRRDYVNRSDYLTLVAHHSDSWLMGVTFFLSTHLDANQRIHLFNMVNEMRTVHDEFYLSYGLPWLSTFARYNANRESSAPTQENVSNPDVDSITPAEENVPPSQDSMHVLSAQNRDSRKPAEDKQKDNEVTDFCGSCNAPYHANAFWICCDECDQWFHGKCVNVTASEAEHIKEYKCPDCIREVIGE; encoded by the exons ATGGACGCATCTCGCGCCGGCTCCCCCTCCAACCCCACTCCCACCAGGCATCGTCTCACCGTTCCCGTTCATGGGCGGCCTTCACCAACCCCGCTGCCGGCACACCCTGGTGAATGGCGGTCCCGCCCGGCCGTCTCATGGACCGTGGAGAACATCTATGAGGACTTCTCTGGTCGCCGCAGCGCGCTCGTCCAAGCCCTCACCACAG GTAAAGAGCCAATGTGCTTGTACGGGTACGCGGACGGTAGTTGGCAGTTGACGCTGCCGGAGGAGATGGTGCCGCCAGGCCTGCCGGTGCCGACACGAGGCATCAACCGCCGGCGAGATTATGTGAACCGTTCTGACTACCTGACACTCGTCGCCCACCACTCCGACTCGTGGCTCATGGGTGTCACCTTTTTCTTGTCCACTCATCTCGACGCCAACCAAAG GATACATTTATTTAATATGGTAAACGAGATGCGAACAGTCCATGACGAATTCTATCTCTCTTACGGTCTTCCTTGGCTATCAACATTTGCGCGATACAATGCAAACAGGGAGTCGAGCGCACCAACTCAAGAGAATGTGTCCAATCCAGACGTAGACTCTATCACACCTGCTGAAGAGAACGTGCCACCTTCTCAAGACTCGATGCATGTTTTGTCTGCTCAAAACAGGGACTCTAGGAAGCCTGCTGAAGACAAACAAAAGGATAATGAAGTTACCGACTTTTGCGGATCTTGTAATGCTCCGTATCATGCCAATGCCTTTTGGATTTGTTGTGACGAATGTGACCAGTGGTTCCAT